Genomic segment of Populus nigra chromosome 6, ddPopNigr1.1, whole genome shotgun sequence:
AGATCATATTCGAAAACAGAGTAATATTtcagtttttaaaaaactaagtaAAATAAGGAAATTTcgaatttttttgttcaaataagTCTTGTGAGACGCAAATTTTTTTCGAATTTTACTTAGTTTGAAAAACACACCTTAAAGGTTCTTTGCAATtttcctttataattttttcaaattaaaaaaaaaacataaacaatactCTTTTATaaacaaacaatttttaataatataattaagagattaaaattattttttatattttcatattttgttatttgcataaatttaatttttatcaaaaatctaatgtaaagattttttttggagttaacaatataactttttcatgataattattaatttgagtaaaataaaactaatattatacaaatagattatcatgaatataaaatattaatattattattataaattatggatttgattttcttataaaaaaataattataatcttaatgtatttcttattttgtgttttagaaAAATTCATCTTTGTTTTCAACAAATGAgcacgtttttttttatttgaaaaacaaactctATTATAGAGTAACACCCTGACCATTTGAATGGATTGTATTTTGATACAGTGGTGCATCAGATTCTTTGCTCCATAGCTACCATAGGAGCTTCAATGGTTTTGTTGCTAAATTGACCaaagaggagaaagagaaaatGGCTGGTGAGAAGgcattattatcataaaatattacTTGAGACACAATCCTATGTTAGCTTATGTAAAGTTTTCATAATAAgtttccttcccttcccttccctttttttttttaaatcaaatttcagGCTTGGACGGTGTAGTGTCTGTGTTTCCTAGTCAGAAGAAAAAACTTCACACAACAAGATCATGGGACTTCATGGGCTTCCCCCAGAATGTTACAAGAGCAACTTCTGAAAGCGACATCATTGTGGCAATGCTTGACACAGGGATTTGGCCCGAGTCTGAAAGTTTTAATGACGAAGGATATGGTCCGCCTCCAAGCAAATGGAAGGGCACTTGCCAGGCATCCTTCAATTTCACTTGCAACAAGTAAAACTCTAAAGCTCTATATAACTTGCACAATGAAACACAAGTAAACACATTTTACAGGCTTAAGCAGGATTCAACTAGGCTAATCTGGATTTTCCTAACCTTGTAACATGTCCGCAAATATTGCTTGCAGTAAGATAATTGGAGCTCGATACTACCATAGCGAAGGAAAAGTAGATCCAGCAGACTTTGCCTCCCCAAGAGATTCAGAAGGCCATGGGACTCACACTGCTTCAACAGCAGCAGGAAGATTGGTTAGTGATGCAAGCCTACTAGGCCTTGCTACAGGAACAGCACGAGGAGGGGTTCCCTCTGCCCGTATTGCTGTGTACAAGATATGTTGGTCTGATGGCTGCTCAGATGCCGACATTCTTGCAGCTTTTGACGATGCTATTGCAGATGGAGTTGATATAATCTCCCTCTCAGTTGGAGGGTGGCCCATGGACTATTTTGAGGATTCAATTGCTATTGGAGCTTTCCATTCAATGAAAAATGGAATACTCACATCAAACTCTGCTGGTAACTCAGGTCCTGGTCCTGAATCAATTTCAAATTGTTCACCTTGGTCTCTGTCTGTGGCTGCTAGCACCATAGATCGAAAGTTTGTGACCTCGGTGATGTTAGGCAATGGAGCCATTTATGAGGTGAGCATGAATGTTTCAGCTCtcaaaaaacaaaggaataTTTAAACTTTAACGGTGCCTCCTTCCACCCTCGAAATTTTTATATAGGAATAGGACTGATTGATCAATATGGCATGCTTTGAACTGGTGATTAGACCATAACTGTTGCATTTCCCTTCTTCATGTCAGGGAATCTCCATAAATACTTTTGAGCCTGGAAATATTGTGCCCCCATTCATTTACGGTGGAGATGCTCCAAACAAGACAGCAGGATACAACGGGTCAGAATCCAGGtaagaaaagaatgaaattggaTCAACATACTTCAGTTGAGAAATGTTAACATCTACGATTCAAATACATGGAATGATCCAGTGTTGTGAATCTACAAAGTTTATCCTGAAAATGCAGGTATTGCTTCCAGGACTCGTTGAACAGCACTGTGGTGGAAGGGAAAGTCGTTCTTTGTGATCGGATCAGTGGAGGGGAGGAGGCAAGAGCCAGTCATGCAGTTGGATCAATAATGAATGGAGATGATTATTCTGATGTGGCCTTCAGTTTTCCTTTACCAGTTTCGTATTTGGGCTCAAGTGATGGAGCTCATCTTTTGAAGTACATAAACTCAACTAGGTAccggtattttttttttgccactGTATATTTGTGAAATTGCAGAAGAAGTTTAAAAAACGTTTGTTCAGTTACTTTCTCGATTCGTTGTGATATCCTTCCAGTGAACCAACGGCAACTATAATGAAGAGCATTGAAACAAAGGATGAAACTGCCCCATTTGTGGTTTCGTTTTCTTCACGAGGGCCTAATCCGATAACAAGTGACCTTCTCAAGGTAAATTGGAAGCAtttcctcattttctttcttcagCTGCGGACCTCTTCCACTGTTTGTAACTTCTTTACCCTGCGCAGCCCGACCTGACTGCCCCTGGAGTGGACATTTTGGCAGCATGGTCTGAAGCAACCACTGTAACAGGAAGCCCAGGGGATACAAGAGTGGTTAAATACAACATATTTTCCGGAACATCTATGTCTTGTCCACATGCATCCGGCGCAGCTGCTTATATCAAGGCATTTAACCCAACATGGTCTCCTGCTGCCATTAAGTCTGCCCTAATGACAACTGGTAATGGTTTGATTACAAGTTACaacaacatattaatttgagCGCATGATCTCAGTGATTTCAAGGTTTATAAATACGACCATATAAAACATTGAACTAACGTTTAATTTAAGGAACTTCATCAAAACACGCAACCGAGTCTCAGTTTCTAATATTCTTTGCAGCTTCTTCCATGAGTTCTAGCATTAACAATGACGCGGAGTTCGCTTATGGATCAGGCCATATAAATCCTGCAAAGGCTATTGATCCTGGTCTAGTATATGATGCTGGAGAGATTGATTATGTTCGATTCTTGTGTGGACAAGGATATAATGCTACACAACTTCTACTAATTACCGGAGATAATAGCACATGTTCTGCAGAAACAAATGGAAATGTGTGGGATCTAAACTACCCATCTTTCGCTCTGTCTGCCAAATCCGGGAAAACTATTACTCGAATCTTCCATAGAACTGTCACAAATGTTGGATCAGCATCGTCTACTTACAAGTCAATCACGAACGCTCCAAGTGGACTTAATATCCAAATTGAACCAGATGTCCTTTCCTTCCAGTCTCTTGGGCAGCAACTTTCCTTTGTTGTCACGGTTGAAGCTACGTTGGGTAAAACTGTACTGTCTGGATCTTTGGTTTGG
This window contains:
- the LOC133696996 gene encoding cucumisin-like; this encodes MANNFSFSCFLLISLTCSLFIRCHCSSDEDKKVYVVYMGDRPKSDISVSALHISMLQNVVGSGASDSLLHSYHRSFNGFVAKLTKEEKEKMAGLDGVVSVFPSQKKKLHTTRSWDFMGFPQNVTRATSESDIIVAMLDTGIWPESESFNDEGYGPPPSKWKGTCQASFNFTCNNKIIGARYYHSEGKVDPADFASPRDSEGHGTHTASTAAGRLVSDASLLGLATGTARGGVPSARIAVYKICWSDGCSDADILAAFDDAIADGVDIISLSVGGWPMDYFEDSIAIGAFHSMKNGILTSNSAGNSGPGPESISNCSPWSLSVAASTIDRKFVTSVMLGNGAIYEGISINTFEPGNIVPPFIYGGDAPNKTAGYNGSESRYCFQDSLNSTVVEGKVVLCDRISGGEEARASHAVGSIMNGDDYSDVAFSFPLPVSYLGSSDGAHLLKYINSTSEPTATIMKSIETKDETAPFVVSFSSRGPNPITSDLLKPDLTAPGVDILAAWSEATTVTGSPGDTRVVKYNIFSGTSMSCPHASGAAAYIKAFNPTWSPAAIKSALMTTASSMSSSINNDAEFAYGSGHINPAKAIDPGLVYDAGEIDYVRFLCGQGYNATQLLLITGDNSTCSAETNGNVWDLNYPSFALSAKSGKTITRIFHRTVTNVGSASSTYKSITNAPSGLNIQIEPDVLSFQSLGQQLSFVVTVEATLGKTVLSGSLVWDDGGHQVRSPVVANPTH